One genomic segment of Choristoneura fumiferana chromosome Z, NRCan_CFum_1, whole genome shotgun sequence includes these proteins:
- the LOC141427562 gene encoding acetylcholine receptor subunit alpha-like has protein sequence MFLLAAALALLGAGAAHAQTDCTAPTAPPQHHQARLQECLMESYSSDYRPVFDHKSTVNVQVGFILKYISFDSLEETFTVHSWVSLTWQDEFLKWEPADYGGLNMILIESSKIWTPELSLFNADASKYQSDSFYTTCRLFNNGTVTCVPHMAHSGICRTTLTRWPYDAQNCTLYFGSWMHTGEQINFTFDSVSAVNTDQYQDGPGWRLLQVAKKRYTGHYHCCPNETYPMLRYTYVMQREAAGPAAVVVVPSIAIVLLTLISLTLDIKDNTRLIVACFSLFCHFVFLTEIGYDIPKESADTPIILLFIRDSMIITLVAVLLTLALQALRARTAPAPGWLLSLNRFATSGPAKYAVFTEFDPDKTSEEKVALAETAAGPSAAAADEPQRASEWLQLSNILNSGVFIVSFITYAVLIICYIPRNDY, from the coding sequence ATGTTCCTGTTAGCAGCCGCGCTCGCGCTGctgggcgccggcgccgcgcacgCGCAGACCGACTGCACCGCCCCCACCGCCCCGCCGCAGCACCACCAAGCGCGGCTACAGGAATGCCTCATGGAATCGTACAGCTCAGACTACCGCCCCGTCTTCGACCATAAATCCACAGTCAACGTACAAGTCGGtttcatacttaaatatatcaGCTTCGATTCTCTAGAAGAGACCTTCACCGTTCACAGTTGGGTGTCGCTTACATGGCAAGATGAATTCCTAAAATGGGAACCTGCTGACTACGGAGGATTAAATATGATTCTGATAGAGAGTTCTAAAATATGGACTCCTGAATTGTCGTTGTTCAACGCGGACGCGAGTAAGTACCAATCGGATTCGTTCTACACGACTTGCAGACTGTTTAATAACGGCACGGTCACGTGCGTCCCGCACATGGCTCACTCTGGTATATGTCGCACGACCTTAACACGATGGCCGTACGATGCACAGAACTGCACTTTATATTTTGGCTCTTGGATGCACACAGGAGAGCAAATCAACTTCACTTTTGACTCTGTAAGTGCGGTAAATACGGACCAATACCAAGATGGGCCCGGTTGGCGACTGCTGCAAGTGGCAAAGAAACGATACACCGGCCACTACCACTGCTGCCCGAACGAAACGTACCCCATGTTGAGGTACACGTACGTTATGCAGAGAGAAGCGGCCGGGCCGGCGGCGGTGGTGGTCGTTCCCTCTATAGCGATCGTGCTGTTGACGTTGATATCTTTGACGTTAGATATTAAGGATAATACGAGACTGATCGTAGCTTGTTTCAGTCTCTTCTGCCATTTCGTTTTCTTAACTGAGATCGGTTATGACATTCCCAAAGAGAGCGCTGATACGCCGATCATTTTGTTGTTCATTCGTGACTCCATGATCATAACGCTAGTGGCGGTGCTGCTGACTCtggcgctgcaggcgctgcgcgcgcgcacggcgCCGGCGCCCGGCTGGCTGCTCTCCCTGAACCGGTTCGCGACCTCGGGCCCCGCCAAGTACGCCGTCTTCACAGAGTTCGATCCCGACAAGACGTCCGAAGAAAAAGTCGCGCTTGCAGAAACTGCCGCCGGGCCCAGTGCCGCTGCCGCTGACGAACCCCAAAGAGCTTCCGAATGGTTGCAGCTATCTAACATATTGAACAGCGGTGTGTTCATTGTATCGTTCATAACATACGCCGTGTTAATTATCTGTTACATTCCTCGTAACGACTATTGA
- the LOC141427545 gene encoding uncharacterized protein isoform X4, with protein MSRKNVFFYICIIVMNLVTIVVRANENIAIYHAPKAVQSTWNRPCYLYGQRIDCSVLRNSYIIPIYPTTRFDARLFTPRNTFTVPLTTVLHYDVELNKFENPQNVPFQYKYQPRQIISESAPPKFNIYKSSPPLTATTSSEIGNLLKIKNTMTLSEFKQTTNTVNINRYPPTATTSSEIDNLLKFKNTMTLSDFKQTTNSVKINRYPPTATTSSEIDNLLKFKNTMTLSDFKQTTNSVKINRYPPTATSSKIDNLLKIKNTMTLSDFKQTTNSVKINRYPFTEPAVTSLKATATSSAENVTAEYNEMLTKTDVSTTEHQNGNFVQYSSTTSKNISISNDILTRKIFFLPGSGLTRNEILFLKFKKTLDRLERKFFLSAFTKLTAISPEDRRENGISFLQSGLFLHLLLVTLSTDMDKNVTQEIEECMGLNMTEADKIDMIRLVVSWLPESSDVLKFRWTSRLVLGHATQASREFQEGAAAALPLRLSWLNGSETSAEITKSLNEMVEADSGGAMHNTFEEEELSSGVCGVALGTLYMRGRWRAAPTLLNDSLLFRDAEPAPSRYTRLFRINDIVGYAYLHEWDAEAIEISYATPGLTLLMLVPKEPSLRKLVEKVTSVGLESVLAVMHQLRAAVTLPLYTLRMTLLLPNKLEDMGMPSLLSTNETDCNTLKFSHAVQRLMFWAEAGRNAFKDDGEQQPLIIF; from the exons ATGAGTAggaagaatgtttttttttatatttgtatcaTTGTAATGAATCTGGTGACAATCGTGGTCAGAGCCAATGAAAATATTGCAATTTATCACGCTCCCAAGGCAGTGCAGTCAACGTGGAATAGACCCTGCTATTTATATGGTCAAAGGATTGACTGTTCAGTATTACGTAATAGTTACATTATACCTATATATCCTACGACCAGATTTGACGCACGATTATTTACGCCAAGAAATACTTTTACGGTACCTCTAACGACTGTATTACATTACGACGTAGAATTGAACAAATTCGAGAATCCACAGAACGTGCCatttcaatataaatatcaACCGCGACAAATAATATCGGAAAGTGCGCCAcccaaatttaatatttataaaagttCGCCACCTCTAACAGCTACAACGTCTTCGGAAATTGGTAATTtgctaaaaatcaaaaatacaatgactttaaGTGAGTTCAAGCAAACAACAAATACAGTCAATATAAATAGATATCCCCCAACAGCTACAACATCTTCGGAAATTGATAATTTgctaaaattcaaaaatacaatgactttaaGTGACTTCAAGCAAACAACAAATTCAGTCAAGATAAATAGATATCCCCCAACAGCTACAACATCTTCGGAAATTGATAATTTgctaaaattcaaaaatacaatgactttaaGTGACTTCAAGCAAACAACAAATTCAGTCAAGATAAATAGATATCCCCCAACAGCTACATCTTCGAAAATTGATAATTtgctaaaaatcaaaaatacaatgactttaaGTGACTTCAAGCAAACAACAAATTCAGTCAAGATAAATAGATATCCCTTTACCGAACCAGCGGTCACATCATTGAAAGCAACAGCAACAAGCAGTGCTGAAAACGTTACAGCAGAGTACAATGAGATGTTAACAAAAACAGACGTGTCGACAACCGAACATCAAAACGGAAATTTTGTGCAGTACTCTTCAACAACTTCTAAGAACATTTCCATTTCAAATGACATTTTAACTAGGAAGATTTTTTTCCTACCAGGATCTGGATTGACTAGAAATGAAATACTTTTTCTAAAATTCAAGAAAACTCTAGATCGACTGGAACGCAAATTTTTCTTG tcAGCATTCACAAAATTAACTGCTATAAGTCCTGAAGATCGAAGAGAAAATGGGATAAGCTTCCTACAATCGGGACTTTTCTTACATTTGTTGCTCGTAACATTATCCACGGATATGGACAAAAATGTTACACAAGAAATCGAAGAATGTATGGGCTTAAATATGACTGAAGCG GACAAGATCGACATGATCAGACTGGTTGTGTCTTGGCTGCCGGAGTCGAGTGATGTCCTGAAGTTCCGGTGGACGTCGCGGCTCGTACTCGGGCACGCCACGCAGGCCAGCCGCGAGTTCCAGgagggcgccgccgccgccctacCGCTCCGCCTGAGCTGGCTCAACGGCTCCGAAACCTCTGCTGAGATCACCAAATCCCTCAATGAAATG GTGGAGGCTGATTCCGGTGGCGCCATGCACAACACGTTTGAAGAGGAAGAGTTGTCGTCAGGCGTGTGCGGCGTGGCGCTCGGGACGCTGTACATGCGCGGGCGCTGGCGGGCGGCGCCCACGCTGCTCAACGACTCGCTGCTGTTTCGCGACGCTGAGCCCGCGCCGTCGCGGTACACGCGACTGTTCCGGATCAATGACATCGTCGGCTACGCGTATCTTCATGAATGGGATGCCGAG GCTATAGAAATTTCTTACGCTACGCCCGGCCTGACTCTGCTGATGTTGGTGCCGAAGGAGCCGTCGCTGAGGAAGCTCGTCGAGAAAGTGACGAGTGTTGGGCTGGAGAGCGTGCTCGCAGTTATGCACCAACTACGGGCGGCGGTCACGCTCCCCCTTTACACGCTGCGTATGACTCTATTGTTGCCAAATAAACTAGAAGAT
- the LOC141427545 gene encoding uncharacterized protein isoform X3, translated as MSRKNVFFYICIIVMNLVTIVVRANENIAIYHAPKAVQSTWNRPCYLYGQRIDCSVLRNSYIIPIYPTTRFDARLFTPRNTFTVPLTTVLHYDVELNKFENPQNVPFQYKYQPRQIISESAPPKFNIYKSSPPLTATTSSEIGNLLKIKNTMTLSEFKQTTNTVNINRYPPTATTSSEIDNLLKFKNTMTLSDFKQTTNSVKINRYPPTATTSSEIDNLLKFKNTMTLSDFKQTTNSVKINRYPPTATSSKIDNLLKIKNTMTLSDFKQTTNSVKINRYPFTEPAVTSLKATATSSAENVTAEYNEMLTKTDVSTTEHQNGNFVQYSSTTSKNISISNDILTRKIFFLPGSGLTRNEILFLKFKKTLDRLERKFFLSAFTKLTAISPEDRRENGISFLQSGLFLHLLLVTLSTDMDKNVTQEIEECMGLNMTEADKIDMIRLVVSWLPESSDVLKFRWTSRLVLGHATQASREFQEGAAAALPLRLSWLNGSETSAEITKSLNEMVEADSGGAMHNTFEEEELSSGVCGVALGTLYMRGRWRAAPTLLNDSLLFRDAEPAPSRYTRLFRINDIVGYAYLHEWDAEAIEISYATPGLTLLMLVPKEPSLRKLVEKVTSVGLESVLAVMHQLRAAVTLPLYTLRMTLLLPNKLEDMGMPSLLSTNETDCNTLKFSHAVQRLMFWAEAGRNAFKDDGEQQPLIVSSGTRGLRWR; from the exons ATGAGTAggaagaatgtttttttttatatttgtatcaTTGTAATGAATCTGGTGACAATCGTGGTCAGAGCCAATGAAAATATTGCAATTTATCACGCTCCCAAGGCAGTGCAGTCAACGTGGAATAGACCCTGCTATTTATATGGTCAAAGGATTGACTGTTCAGTATTACGTAATAGTTACATTATACCTATATATCCTACGACCAGATTTGACGCACGATTATTTACGCCAAGAAATACTTTTACGGTACCTCTAACGACTGTATTACATTACGACGTAGAATTGAACAAATTCGAGAATCCACAGAACGTGCCatttcaatataaatatcaACCGCGACAAATAATATCGGAAAGTGCGCCAcccaaatttaatatttataaaagttCGCCACCTCTAACAGCTACAACGTCTTCGGAAATTGGTAATTtgctaaaaatcaaaaatacaatgactttaaGTGAGTTCAAGCAAACAACAAATACAGTCAATATAAATAGATATCCCCCAACAGCTACAACATCTTCGGAAATTGATAATTTgctaaaattcaaaaatacaatgactttaaGTGACTTCAAGCAAACAACAAATTCAGTCAAGATAAATAGATATCCCCCAACAGCTACAACATCTTCGGAAATTGATAATTTgctaaaattcaaaaatacaatgactttaaGTGACTTCAAGCAAACAACAAATTCAGTCAAGATAAATAGATATCCCCCAACAGCTACATCTTCGAAAATTGATAATTtgctaaaaatcaaaaatacaatgactttaaGTGACTTCAAGCAAACAACAAATTCAGTCAAGATAAATAGATATCCCTTTACCGAACCAGCGGTCACATCATTGAAAGCAACAGCAACAAGCAGTGCTGAAAACGTTACAGCAGAGTACAATGAGATGTTAACAAAAACAGACGTGTCGACAACCGAACATCAAAACGGAAATTTTGTGCAGTACTCTTCAACAACTTCTAAGAACATTTCCATTTCAAATGACATTTTAACTAGGAAGATTTTTTTCCTACCAGGATCTGGATTGACTAGAAATGAAATACTTTTTCTAAAATTCAAGAAAACTCTAGATCGACTGGAACGCAAATTTTTCTTG tcAGCATTCACAAAATTAACTGCTATAAGTCCTGAAGATCGAAGAGAAAATGGGATAAGCTTCCTACAATCGGGACTTTTCTTACATTTGTTGCTCGTAACATTATCCACGGATATGGACAAAAATGTTACACAAGAAATCGAAGAATGTATGGGCTTAAATATGACTGAAGCG GACAAGATCGACATGATCAGACTGGTTGTGTCTTGGCTGCCGGAGTCGAGTGATGTCCTGAAGTTCCGGTGGACGTCGCGGCTCGTACTCGGGCACGCCACGCAGGCCAGCCGCGAGTTCCAGgagggcgccgccgccgccctacCGCTCCGCCTGAGCTGGCTCAACGGCTCCGAAACCTCTGCTGAGATCACCAAATCCCTCAATGAAATG GTGGAGGCTGATTCCGGTGGCGCCATGCACAACACGTTTGAAGAGGAAGAGTTGTCGTCAGGCGTGTGCGGCGTGGCGCTCGGGACGCTGTACATGCGCGGGCGCTGGCGGGCGGCGCCCACGCTGCTCAACGACTCGCTGCTGTTTCGCGACGCTGAGCCCGCGCCGTCGCGGTACACGCGACTGTTCCGGATCAATGACATCGTCGGCTACGCGTATCTTCATGAATGGGATGCCGAG GCTATAGAAATTTCTTACGCTACGCCCGGCCTGACTCTGCTGATGTTGGTGCCGAAGGAGCCGTCGCTGAGGAAGCTCGTCGAGAAAGTGACGAGTGTTGGGCTGGAGAGCGTGCTCGCAGTTATGCACCAACTACGGGCGGCGGTCACGCTCCCCCTTTACACGCTGCGTATGACTCTATTGTTGCCAAATAAACTAGAAGAT
- the Polr1B gene encoding RNA polymerase I subunit Rpl135, producing the protein MNSKKLKQNPSLAYTSHPDYRKPPQIANPHLQCLGAPHIDSFNFMATDGIKAAIADIIPVEFELPNGQRIKITIDEAAFAKPLVPMDVVGVKNQKVLPTECRQRAATYKGEFKVRITLKIDGKEITTDRSLGQLPVMVKSKNCHLADLSPEELIKHNEHADEWGGYFIIKGHERLARMLLVTRRNYPVAIKRSGWKMRGNLFSDYGVMVRCVKFDQTATNNVLHFLQNGTCKLMFSYQKVMYYAPLILIIKCLVDWTDLAIYKALIHGKKQDLYYVNCIQNMLRELHEEGLHTREECRLYLGRMFRERLTALPPWRSDDEAADFLLRRCLLIHLKEPMDKFNALVYMTHKLYDVVQNKCKVEGADAVMVQELQLGGHLYLQVLKERLEALLISVKYNIIKKAQQSKQLNMNLRELQMLLRAAGTLEQRMETFLATGNAPSNHVSLPQYKGLTIVAENINRMRYMSHFKAIHRGSFFMEMRTTEARQLLPDAWGFVCPVHTPDGAPCGLLNHLTMSAQVTQNPDLKQVEQLPYVLVRCGMAPISAVTRMPITVDEYLYPVFIDGRLVGYFDEDTVQKSTAYLRSLKIKGEEVPISTEIVVIPKQQICGQYPGVFLFTTEARMMRPVINLSTGQLELIGTMEQLYLDIAVTQQEIYKGKTTHLELSKSAFMSNLAQLVPMPDCNQSPRNMYQCQMGKQTMGTPIHTWMTNAETKLYRLQTPGTPLFRPTHYDNIGLDDYPCGTNAIVAVISYTGYDMEDAMIINKSAYERGFGAGTVYKSDFIELKHATSYFCRDNSKPDLARYIDDDGLPAVGARVQPEDPFYCYFDGEKSQYVVSRFHGKEEVFVDSVRLCGDFNSKAPRKACIMLRIQRNPTVGDKFASRAGQKGICSQKWAAEDLPFTESGLIPDILFNPHGFPSRMTIAMMIENMAGKAASTHGHVHDATPFRFNEKDTAINYFGRLLELAGYNYYGTERMYSGVDGREMQADIFFGVIHYQRLRHMVSDKWQVRTTGAVDAMTRQPVKGRRRGGGVRLGEMERDALISHGAAFLLQDRLLDCSDKSRGIMCAKCGTLLGPIVGDAAGSKETCRLCGEGDLVSVAIPYIFKFFVTQLASVNINVKINCDQNLAIKSS; encoded by the exons ATGAATTCCAAGAAATTAAAGCAAAATCCGTCTTTGGCGTATACAAGCCACCCCGATTATCGAAAACCACCACAAATCGCTAACCCG caCTTACAATGTCTCGGCGCCCCACACATAGACTCATTCAATTTCATGGCAACAGACGGCATTAAGGCAGCCATTGCCGATATAATCCCTGTTGAATTTGAGTTGCCGAATGGGCAGCgcatcaaaattaccatagatGAAGCTGCCTTTGCTAAACCTCTGGTACCTATGGACGTAGTTGGTGTCAAGAACCAAAAAGTTCTCCCAACAGAATGTAGACAAAGGGCAGCCACCTACAAAGGAGAATTCAAGGTTCGGATAACATTGAAAATTGATGGAAAGGAAATTACCACAGACAGATCTCTGGGACAGTTACCTGTGATGGTTAAG tctaAGAACTGCCACCTGGCTGACCTCTCTCCAGAAGAACTTATCAAGCACAATGAACATGCAGATGAATGGGGAGGCTATTTTATTATCAAG GGGCACGAGCGACTCGCACGCATGCTTCTTGTTACAAGGAGAAATTACCCTGTGGCCATAAAGCGCTCAGGTTGGAAAATGAGGGGAAACCTTTTCTCGGACTATGGTGTGATGGTTCGTTGCGTCAAATTCGATCAAACTGCAACC AACAATGTCCTCCATTTCCTACAAAATGGTACCTGCAAGTTGATGTTCTCTTACCAAAAAGTGATGTACTATGCACCATTGATCCTGATCATAAAATGTTTAGTGGACTGGACTGATCTCGCCATCTACAAGGCACTGATTCACGGGAAGAAACAAGACTTGTATTATGTTAA TTGCATTCAAAACATGCTTCGCGAACTTCACGAGGAGGGGTTGCATACGCGGGAGGAATGCCGCTTGTACCTCGGACGCATGTTCAGGGAGCGGCTGACGGCCCTGCCGCCCTGGAGGAGCGATGACGAGGCCGCGGACTTCCTCCTTCGGCGCTGTCTCCTCATACACCTGAAGGAGCCCATGGACAAGTTCAACGCGCTCGTCTACATGACGCATAAGCTGTATGACGTTGTCCAGAATAAGTGCAAG GTGGAAGGTGCCGACGCGGTGATGGTACAAGAGTTACAGTTGGGCGGCCATCTATACCTTCAAGTGTTGAAGGAGCGGCTCGAAGCGCTGCTCATTTCCGTTAAGTACAACATTATCAAGAAAGCGCAACAGAGCAAACAGCTCAATATGAACTTG AGAGAATTACAAATGCTGCTCCGAGCGGCCGGCACTCTTGAGCAGAGGATGGAGACGTTCCTGGCGACAGGCAACGCGCCGTCCAACCACGTGTCGCTGCCGCAGTACAAAGGCCTCACCATCGTCGCAGAAAACATCAACAGGATGAGATACATGTCGCATTTCAA AGCGATCCATCGAGGCTCGTTCTTTATGGAGATGCGGACGACGGAGGCGCGGCAGCTGCTGCCGGACGCGTGGGGCTTCGTCTGCCCTGTGCACACGCCGGACGGCGCGCCCTGCGGCCTGCTCAACCACCTCACCATGTCCGCTCAG gtgACGCAAAATCCTGACCTTAAGCAGGTGGAACAACTGCCCTATGTACTAGTAAGATGTG GAATGGCGCCTATAAGCGCGGTGACTCGCATGCCGATCACCGTTGACGAATACCTATACCCGGTCTTCATAGACGGGCGCCTGGTCGGCTACTTTGACGAAGACACGGTGCAGAAGTCCACTGCTTACCTCAGATCATTGAAGATTAAAGGCGAAGAAGTGCCCATTAGCACTGAAATCGTCGTCATACCTAAACAACAG ATCTGTGGCCAATACCCGGGCGTGTTTCTGTTCACGACGGAAGCGCGCATGATGCGGCCGGTCATCAATCTCTCGACTGGCCAGTTGGAACTCATCGGGACCATGGAACAGTTGTATTTGGACATCGCTGTCACTCAGCAAGAGATATacaaag GCAAGACTACGCATTTGGAACTATCGAAATCGGCGTTCATGAGCAACCTAGCTCAGTTGGTGCCGATGCCAGATTGCAATCAATCACCCCG TAACATGTATCAGTGTCAGATGGGCAAGCAGACCATGGGCACGCCGATTCACACGTGGATGACGAACGCCGAGACGAAACTGTACCGGCTGCAGACTCCCGGCACTCCGCTGTTCAGGCCCACACACTACGACAACATCGGCCTGGACGACTATCCGTGCGGCACTAATGCCATAGTTGCTGTTATATCTTACACG GGTTACGACATGGAAGACGCGATGATAATCAACAAGTCGGCGTACGAGCGGGGCTTCGGCGCCGGCACAGTATACAAGTCTGATTTCATCGAACTGAAGCACGCCACGTCTTACTTCTGCCGGGACAACAGCAAGCCGGATCTGGCACGGTACATCGACGACGACGGCCTGCCGGCTGTCGGCGCAAGAGTGCAGCCCGAAGACCCTTTCTACTG TTACTTTGACGGTGAGAAGAGTCAGTATGTTGTCTCTCGCTTCCACGGCAAAGAAGAGGTGTTTGTTGACAGCGTGAGACTCTGCGGTGATTTCAATTCAAAGGCACCGAGGAAAGCCTGTATCATGCTCAGAATACAG CGTAACCCGACAGTGGGTGACAAGTTCGCTTCCCGCGCCGGCCAGAAGGGCATCTGTTCCCAGAAGTGGGCGGCTGAGGATCTGCCCTTCACAGAGTCCGGTCTGATCCCGGACATACTCTTCAACCCGCACGGCTTCCCCTCGCGTATGACAATCGCCATGATGATCGAGAATATGGCGGGGAAAGCCGCCAGCACACACGGACAT GTGCACGACGCGACGCCCTTCCGCTTCAACGAGAAAGACACGGCAATCAACTACTTCGGCCGCCTGCTGGAGTTGGCTGGCTACAACTATTACGGCACCGAGCGAATGTACAGCGGCGTGGACGGCCGCGAGATGCAAGCGGACATATTCTTCGGCGTGATCCACTACCAGCGGCTGCGGCATATGGTGTCTGACAAGTGGCAG GTCCGTACGACGGGCGCGGTGGACGCAATGACGCGGCAGCCAGTGAAGGGGCGCCGGCGCGGAGGCGGCGTCAGGCTCGGGGAGATGGAACGCGACGCGCTCATCTCGCACGGCGCTGCTTTCCTACTGCAAGATCGCCTACTCGACTGCTCCGACAAAAGCCGG GGAATAATGTGCGCGAAATGCGGTACACTCCTCGGGCCTATAGTCGGGGATGCGGCCGGCAGCAAAGAAACCTGTCGGCTGTGCGGGGAAGGCGACCTTGTCTCCGTTGCAATACCGTACATTTTCAAATTCTTCGTTACGCAACTCGCTTCAGTCAACATCAACGTCAAAATCAACTGTGACCAGAACCTAGCTATTAAGAGTTCCTAA